A section of the candidate division TA06 bacterium genome encodes:
- the ccsB gene encoding c-type cytochrome biogenesis protein CcsB, with product MNDVFLFWVAFWAYLLGIILNILATINKRNGLWVSARAVMAIGFVAQTAALIVRSIGTRHLPFTDLFEYMSLFGWATVLLYLIMTFRLRWAAMGTMIGGVAFAMIVGASLLPKEGQTQLVPALQSYWLHIHVTLAVFGEAAFAVAFATSIMYLFIRKRVLRRGDSETSSEPLSRLDSLSYNFIKLGYPLFTIGALFAGAIWAQRAWGSFWSWDPKEVGSLVVWLVYSAYLHTRFVKGWRGRGSAILSIIGFSLVVFTMLGNLFLGGLHAY from the coding sequence ATGAACGATGTCTTCCTCTTCTGGGTTGCTTTCTGGGCGTATCTTCTAGGAATAATCCTAAATATCCTGGCGACCATCAATAAGCGAAACGGACTGTGGGTCTCAGCAAGGGCTGTTATGGCCATCGGGTTCGTCGCCCAGACCGCCGCCCTCATCGTCAGGTCTATTGGAACCCGTCATCTTCCCTTTACAGACCTGTTCGAGTACATGTCCCTTTTCGGCTGGGCGACAGTGCTGCTCTATCTGATAATGACGTTCCGCCTCAGGTGGGCGGCCATGGGAACCATGATAGGAGGCGTCGCCTTTGCAATGATAGTGGGCGCTTCACTGCTTCCGAAGGAGGGACAGACACAGCTTGTTCCGGCCCTGCAAAGCTACTGGCTGCACATCCACGTGACGCTCGCGGTCTTTGGAGAGGCGGCGTTCGCCGTGGCCTTTGCTACGTCCATCATGTACCTTTTCATTCGTAAGAGAGTGCTGCGACGGGGCGATTCTGAAACATCTTCGGAACCCCTTTCGAGACTGGACAGTTTATCCTACAACTTTATAAAGCTGGGATATCCCCTGTTCACAATAGGCGCGCTATTCGCTGGCGCCATATGGGCCCAACGCGCCTGGGGATCCTTCTGGTCCTGGGATCCGAAGGAAGTGGGTTCTCTCGTTGTATGGCTCGTCTACTCTGCCTATCTGCACACCCGCTTTGTCAAAGGCTGGCGCGGTCGTGGCTCAGCTATTCTCTCTATTATCGGCTTTTCACTGGTTGTATTTACTATGCTCGGAAACCTCTTTCTGGGAGGACTCCATGCATACTAA